From one Nocardioides sp. Kera G14 genomic stretch:
- a CDS encoding VOC family protein, with the protein MTASVRSLGYLRINSTDLDAWKEFGENLLGLMVVEATGERVRFRIDEYEYRIEVLAADNDNVTTIGWEVATEADLEELVSRLEEAGYKVEQLGKDVAKERNVTRLATFRDPDDVLSLELYVGLKTANERFYSTKGATFVAGRALGLGHVFQVVGDAEKYDELYRTILGFRLSDYIEVPPNLEATFLHCNPRHHSFAYVANPKRPLGPGHFMVEVDDLDSVGRAWQQMLDEKAPVIQTLGRHTNDKMISAYVKTPSNVGVEYGFGGLLVDDATWTPTRYDWAHYWGHEKQAL; encoded by the coding sequence ATGACGGCCTCTGTGAGGAGCCTGGGCTACCTGAGGATCAACTCCACCGACCTCGACGCCTGGAAGGAGTTCGGCGAGAACCTGCTCGGCCTGATGGTCGTGGAGGCCACCGGCGAGCGGGTCCGCTTCCGCATCGACGAGTACGAGTACCGCATCGAGGTCCTCGCTGCCGACAACGACAACGTCACCACGATCGGCTGGGAGGTGGCCACCGAGGCCGACCTCGAGGAGCTCGTCAGCCGCCTCGAGGAGGCCGGCTACAAGGTCGAGCAGCTCGGCAAGGACGTCGCCAAGGAGCGCAACGTCACGCGACTGGCCACCTTCCGCGACCCCGACGATGTCCTCAGCCTCGAGCTGTACGTCGGGCTGAAGACCGCCAACGAGCGGTTCTACTCGACCAAGGGCGCCACCTTCGTCGCCGGTCGCGCCCTGGGGCTCGGACACGTCTTCCAGGTGGTCGGGGACGCGGAGAAGTACGACGAGCTCTACCGCACGATCCTCGGGTTCCGCCTCAGCGACTACATCGAGGTCCCGCCGAACCTCGAGGCGACGTTCCTGCACTGCAACCCGCGGCACCACTCGTTCGCCTACGTGGCGAACCCCAAGCGTCCGCTGGGCCCGGGGCACTTCATGGTCGAGGTCGACGATCTCGACAGCGTCGGCCGCGCCTGGCAGCAGATGCTCGACGAGAAAGCGCCGGTCATCCAGACCCTCGGCCGCCACACCAACGACAAGATGATCTCCGCCTACGTCAAGACGCCCTCCAACGTCGGCGTCGAGTACGGCTTCGGCGGCCTCCTCGTGGACGACGCGACCTGGACCCCCACTCGCTACGACTGGGCCCACTACTGGGGCCACGAGAAGCAAGCGCTCTGA
- a CDS encoding MmgE/PrpD family protein produces MTATATRATVPATTAAIAGFATRRRTATEASLNTDAVAITVLDTLGVAIAGSTTEAARVIAAWAADIPSVGAAPVWGTGTRAAPADAALVNGTASHALDWDDASPSVPMHPGAVLVPALLAQAVTTEVTGAQLVEAYHVGAAVFRAVSEALPVNASVARGWHNTATSGRLATAAALANLTRLDTVATEHALGLVASMSSGSVTNFGTMTKPLHAGLAARDGVVAVSLAARGFTADRTQLEDVHGFFAQYGERRPDLLAALPDRLEHWYDAWPTDWSIKRYPCCYGTHHAADAALDLRDRLDVADIERIDVSMYAADFGILTVGRPTTGLEAKFSLEYVVAVALLRGAVTLADFEDAAIPDPAVEALRARIHVVPDEDEPARFASLRVTLRNGRVLHTRTDLTRGDARNPMTHDEVRAKFVGACRSAGWPEESATDAADQLLALASHASVSQMVARLGDPTPRSERTTP; encoded by the coding sequence CTTCGCGACCCGGCGTCGTACGGCGACGGAGGCGTCACTCAACACCGACGCAGTCGCCATCACGGTCCTCGACACCCTCGGCGTCGCGATCGCGGGCAGCACCACGGAGGCCGCCCGCGTCATCGCAGCCTGGGCCGCCGACATTCCCTCGGTGGGCGCAGCGCCGGTGTGGGGGACAGGCACGCGGGCCGCGCCGGCCGACGCAGCTCTCGTCAACGGCACGGCCTCGCACGCCCTGGACTGGGACGACGCGTCTCCGTCGGTGCCGATGCATCCCGGTGCCGTCCTCGTCCCCGCGCTGCTGGCCCAGGCGGTGACGACCGAGGTCACCGGTGCCCAGCTGGTCGAGGCCTACCACGTCGGCGCCGCCGTCTTCCGGGCCGTCTCCGAAGCCCTGCCCGTCAACGCCTCGGTCGCACGCGGATGGCACAACACGGCCACCTCCGGCCGACTCGCCACCGCGGCCGCGCTCGCCAACCTGACCCGCCTCGACACCGTCGCGACCGAGCATGCGCTCGGTCTCGTGGCCTCGATGTCGAGCGGCAGCGTCACCAACTTCGGCACGATGACCAAGCCGCTCCACGCCGGCCTGGCTGCGCGCGACGGCGTGGTCGCGGTCTCCCTCGCCGCGCGCGGCTTCACGGCCGACCGCACCCAGTTGGAGGACGTCCACGGCTTCTTCGCGCAGTACGGCGAGCGCCGCCCGGACCTCCTCGCCGCCCTTCCGGACCGGCTCGAGCACTGGTACGACGCCTGGCCGACCGACTGGTCGATCAAGCGCTACCCGTGCTGCTACGGCACCCACCACGCCGCGGATGCTGCCCTCGACCTGCGCGACCGGCTCGACGTCGCCGACATCGAGCGGATCGACGTGTCGATGTACGCCGCCGACTTCGGCATCCTCACCGTCGGCCGCCCGACGACCGGGCTCGAGGCCAAGTTCAGCCTGGAGTACGTCGTCGCCGTCGCGCTCCTCCGCGGAGCGGTGACCCTGGCCGACTTCGAGGACGCCGCAATTCCGGATCCGGCCGTCGAGGCGCTGCGGGCGAGGATCCACGTCGTCCCCGACGAGGACGAGCCGGCACGCTTCGCCAGCCTCCGGGTCACCCTGCGCAACGGCCGCGTTCTGCACACCCGGACCGACCTCACCCGCGGTGATGCCCGCAACCCGATGACACACGACGAGGTCCGGGCCAAGTTCGTCGGGGCCTGCCGCAGTGCGGGATGGCCCGAGGAGTCGGCCACCGACGCCGCCGATCAGCTGCTCGCGCTCGCGTCCCACGCGAGCGTCTCCCAGATGGTCGCCCGCCTGGGCGACCCGACACCACGAAGCGAAAGGACGACGCCATGA